The following proteins are co-located in the Doryrhamphus excisus isolate RoL2022-K1 chromosome 3, RoL_Dexc_1.0, whole genome shotgun sequence genome:
- the grip1 gene encoding glutamate receptor-interacting protein 1 isoform X7 — protein sequence MPGWKKNIPACLQPDQEGDEGPYTKHSAGSRPSDGALAIRRQSIPDEFRGCTVVELMKKEGTTLGLTVSGGIDKDGKPRVSNLRQGGIASRSDQLNVGDYIRSVNGINLAKFRHDEIISLLKNVGERVVLEVEYELPPVSVQGSGVMFKTVEVTLHKDGSSFGFVVRGGACEDRNKSRPIVMTTVRPGGPTDREGTIKPGDRLLSIDGIRLHGNTLSEAMSILKQCGQEATLLVEYDVSVMDSVATASGPLLVEVAKATGSSLGVALSTSMFCSKQVIVIDKVKPASIADRCGALHAGDHILSVDGKSMEFCSLAEATQLLSASCQTVRMEILPQHQARPALNAPQQALSHSFSPGSMSAYSLSSLNMSTLPRSAYPTSPRGTLMRKKQKKKDFKSSLSLASSTVGLAGQVVHTETTEVTLLGDGIMGFGLQLQGGVFATETLSSPPLIAYIDPDSPAERCGILQIGDRILSINGVPTEDSTLEETNQLLRDSSITAQLSLEIEFDVAESVIPSSGTFHVKLPKKPGVELGITISSPSNRKSGDPLIISDIKKGSVAHRTGTLELGDKLLAIDNIRVESCSMEEAVHILQQCEELVKLKIRKDEDNSDEQEVSGSIIYTVELQRYGGPLGITISGTEEPFDPIIISSLTKGGLAERTGAIHVGDRILAINSSSLKGKPLSEAISLLQQAGETVTLKIKKQGELSSPKPCVIGSGPGAGTNQDNHNGDEEEPVVMVAPPSRLFSTLPSVDSAVESWDGSNMDGSFTGPAPPFQSSPFTFHEWRNAKTSNSQSPASARQRANPLSDLGLNDEWDHAALGGTCNVASGLISDSRFTVGHDGTEPDQEENFWSQALEDLETCGQSGILRELEATIMSGSTLSLNQDPAPLRTTLGRQASFQERSSTRPQVTPRSNTLPSDPQRRAFAMKKMRQEVNDILNQNPVELHKLTVEKSSDSEDFGFSVSDGVLDRGVYVNNIRAGGPAERGGLRAYDRLLQINHVRTRDFDCCLVVPLIAESPNRLELVISRNPASSAADPLSNHADGGRCGQTDAPEPRANAAEDNNDDDAPIKWKKPGEGLGAGLVTNTSV from the exons ATGCCCGGCTGGAAGAAGAACATCCCAGCCTGTCTGCAACCGGACCAGGAAGGAG aTGAAGGTCCGTACACCAAGCACTCGGCGGGTTCACGACCTTCAGATGGAGCGCTGGCCATCAGGAGGCAGAGTATACCAG ACGAGTTCCGGGGGTGCACGGTGGTGGAGCTGATGAAGAAGGAGGGCACCACGCTCGGGCTGACCGTCTCCGGCGGCATCGACAAGGATGGCAAGCCACGGGTGTCCAACCTGCGGCAGGGAGGGATCGCCTCCAG GAGCGACCAGCTCAACGTGGGCGACTACATCCGCTCGGTGAACGGCATCAACCTGGCCAAGTTCCGCCACGACGAGATCATCAGCCTGCTGAAGAACGTGGGCGAGCGCGTGGTGCTGGAGGTGGAGTACGAGCTGCCGCCCGTGT CCGTGCAGGGGTCAGGGGTCATGTTCAAGACGGTGGAAGTGACGCTGCACAAGGACGGGAGCAGCTTTGGCTTCGTCGTCAGAG GCGGAGCCTGTGAAGACCGGAACAAGTCCCGGCCCATCGTCATGACAACCGTCCGCCCAGGAGGGCCCACGGACAG GGAAGGAACCATCAAGCCGGGGGATCGGCTGCTGAGCATCGATGGGAtccgtctccatggcaacacgcTGTCGGAGGCCATGAGCATCCTGAAGCAGTGCGGACAGGAAGCCACGCTGCTGGTGGAGTACGACGTTTCCGTCATGG ACTCGGTCGCCACGGCGTCCGGCCCGCTGCTGGTGGAGGTTGCCAAGGCGACGGGCTCCAGCCTGGGCGTGGCCCTGTCCACCTCCATGTTCTGCAGCAAGCAGGTCATCGTCATCGACAAGGTCAAACCCGCCAGCATCGCCGACAG GTGCGGGGCCCTCCATGCAGGAGATCACATCTTATCCGTGGATGGGAAGTCCATGGAGTTCTGTTCCCTGGCCGAAGCCACGCAGCTGCTCTCCGCTTCCTGCCAGACCGTCCGCATGGAGATCCTGCCTCAGCACCAGGCCCGACCCGCCCTGAACGCACCGCAGCAAG CGCTCAGCCACTCGTTCTCTCCCGGCTCCATGTCGGCCTACAGCCTGTCGTCCCTCAACATGAGCACGCTGCCCAGGAGCGCGTATCCCACGAGTCCACGGGGCACGCTGATGAGgaagaaacagaagaagaaggacTTCAAGAGCTCCC TGTCTTTGGCGTCCAGCACGGTGGGCCTCGCCGGTCAGGTGGTGCACACGGAAACCACCGAGGTGACGTTGCTCGGCGACGGCATCATGGGCTTCGGCCTTCAGCTGCAAGGCGGCGTCTTCGCCACCGAGACGCTCTCTTCGCCGCCGCTCATCGCTTACATCGACCCCGACAGTCCTGCTGAGAG GTGTGGCATCCTGCAGATTGGAGACAGGATCTTGTCCATCAATGGCGTTCCGACTGAAGACTCCACCTTGGAAGAAACCAATCAGCTGCTCCGAGATTCCTCCATCACCGCGCAACTCAGCCTGGAGATCGAGTTTGATGTGGCTG AGTCGGTCATCCCGTCCTCGGGAACGTTCCACGTGAAGCTTCCGAAGAAACCGGGAGTGGAGTTGGGAATTACCATCAGCT CGCCGTCCAACAGGAAGTCAGGTGACCCGCTGATCATCTCAGACATCAAGAAGGGCAGCGTGGCTCACAG GACGGGAACGCTGGAGCTGGGAGACAAGCTGCTGGCCATCGACAACATCCGCGTGGAGAGCTGCTCCATGGAGGAGGCCGTGCACATCCTGCAGCAGTGCGAGGAGCTGGTCAAGCTGAAGATCCGGAAGGATGAAGACAACTCAG ACGAGCAGGAGGTGTCGGGCAGCATCATCTACACGGTGGAGCTGCAACGCTACGGCGGTCCGCTAGGAATCACCATCTCAGGCACCGAGGAGCCCTTCGACCCCATCATCATCTCCTCGCTCACCAAGGGGGGGCTGGCGGAAAG GACGGGGGCCATCCACGTGGGCGACCGCATCTTGGCCATCAACAGCAGCAGCCTGAAGGGCAAACCTCTGAGCGAGGCCATCAGCCTGCTGCAGCAGGCGGGAGAAACCGTCACGCTCAAGATCAAGAAGCAGGGCGAGC TGTCCAGTCCCAAGCCCTGCGTGATTGGCTCGGGGCCGGGGGCAGGGACGAACCAGGACAACCACAACGGGGACGAGGAGGAGCCTGTCGTCATGGTGGCGCCCCCGTCCAGGCTGTTCAGCACGCTGCCGTCCGTAGACAGCGCCGTGGAGTCTTGGGACGGGTCCAACATGGACGGCAGCTTCACCGGCCCGG CGCCGCCCTTCCAGTCCTCGCCTTTCACCTTCCACGAGTGGCGCAACGCCAAGACGAGCAACAGCCAGTCGCCCGCCTCCGCTCGCCAGCGAGCCAACCCGCTGTCAGACCTCGGCCTGAACGACGAGTGGGACCACGCCGCACTCGGAGG AACCTGTAATGTCGCCAGCGGTCTTATTTCTGACAGCAG GTTCACGGTGGGCCACGATGGGACTGAACCAGACCAGGAGGAGAACTTTTGGTCTCAGGCTCTGGAGGATCTGGAGACGTGCGGTCAGAGTGGAATCCTCAGAGAGCTGGAG GCCACCATCATGTCGGGCTCCACTCTCAGTCTCAATCAGGACCCCGCCCCCCTGCGCACCACGCTGGGACGCCAGGCCAGCTTCCAGGAGCGCAGCAGCACCCGACCGCAGGTCACGCCGCGCTCCAACACCTTGCCCTCCGACCCTCAGCGCAGAGCCTTCGCCATGAAGAAGATGAGACAGGAAGTCAACGACATCCTCAACCAGAACCCAGTCGAACTTCACAAG CTGACTGTGGAGAAGTCGTCCGACTCGGAGGACTTCGGCTTCAGCGTGTCGGACGGCGTGTTGGACCGCGGCGTGTACGTCAACAACATCCGAGCGGGCGGCCCGGCGGAGCGCGGCGGCCTGCGGGCGTACGACCGCCTGCTGCAGATCAATCACGTCCGCACGCGGGACTTCGACTGCTGCCTTGT
- the grip1 gene encoding glutamate receptor-interacting protein 1 isoform X4 codes for MPGWKKNIPACLQPDQEGDEGPYTKHSAGSRPSDGALAIRRQSIPDEFRGCTVVELMKKEGTTLGLTVSGGIDKDGKPRVSNLRQGGIASRSDQLNVGDYIRSVNGINLAKFRHDEIISLLKNVGERVVLEVEYELPPVSVQGSGVMFKTVEVTLHKDGSSFGFVVRGGACEDRNKSRPIVMTTVRPGGPTDREGTIKPGDRLLSIDGIRLHGNTLSEAMSILKQCGQEATLLVEYDVSVMDSVATASGPLLVEVAKATGSSLGVALSTSMFCSKQVIVIDKVKPASIADRCGALHAGDHILSVDGKSMEFCSLAEATQLLSASCQTVRMEILPQHQARPALNAPQQVKVQRSPRPLPWETGGSTPILPPYHYNTYHPDQSGARSQNRHTNNSSLSHSFSPGSMSAYSLSSLNMSTLPRSAYPTSPRGTLMRKKQKKKDFKSSLSLASSTVGLAGQVVHTETTEVTLLGDGIMGFGLQLQGGVFATETLSSPPLIAYIDPDSPAERCGILQIGDRILSINGVPTEDSTLEETNQLLRDSSITAQLSLEIEFDVAESVIPSSGTFHVKLPKKPGVELGITISSPSNRKSGDPLIISDIKKGSVAHRTGTLELGDKLLAIDNIRVESCSMEEAVHILQQCEELVKLKIRKDEDNSDEQEVSGSIIYTVELQRYGGPLGITISGTEEPFDPIIISSLTKGGLAERTGAIHVGDRILAINSSSLKGKPLSEAISLLQQAGETVTLKIKKQGELSSPKPCVIGSGPGAGTNQDNHNGDEEEPVVMVAPPSRLFSTLPSVDSAVESWDGSNMDGSFTGPAPPFQSSPFTFHEWRNAKTSNSQSPASARQRANPLSDLGLNDEWDHAALGGTCNVASGLISDSRFTVGHDGTEPDQEENFWSQALEDLETCGQSGILRELEATIMSGSTLSLNQDPAPLRTTLGRQASFQERSSTRPQVTPRSNTLPSDPQRRAFAMKKMRQEVNDILNQNPVELHKLTVEKSSDSEDFGFSVSDGVLDRGVYVNNIRAGGPAERGGLRAYDRLLQINHVRTRDFDCCLVVPLIAESPNRLELVISRNPASSAADPLSNHADGGRCGQTDAPEPRANAAEDNNDDDAPIKWKKPGEGLGAGLVTNTSV; via the exons ATGCCCGGCTGGAAGAAGAACATCCCAGCCTGTCTGCAACCGGACCAGGAAGGAG aTGAAGGTCCGTACACCAAGCACTCGGCGGGTTCACGACCTTCAGATGGAGCGCTGGCCATCAGGAGGCAGAGTATACCAG ACGAGTTCCGGGGGTGCACGGTGGTGGAGCTGATGAAGAAGGAGGGCACCACGCTCGGGCTGACCGTCTCCGGCGGCATCGACAAGGATGGCAAGCCACGGGTGTCCAACCTGCGGCAGGGAGGGATCGCCTCCAG GAGCGACCAGCTCAACGTGGGCGACTACATCCGCTCGGTGAACGGCATCAACCTGGCCAAGTTCCGCCACGACGAGATCATCAGCCTGCTGAAGAACGTGGGCGAGCGCGTGGTGCTGGAGGTGGAGTACGAGCTGCCGCCCGTGT CCGTGCAGGGGTCAGGGGTCATGTTCAAGACGGTGGAAGTGACGCTGCACAAGGACGGGAGCAGCTTTGGCTTCGTCGTCAGAG GCGGAGCCTGTGAAGACCGGAACAAGTCCCGGCCCATCGTCATGACAACCGTCCGCCCAGGAGGGCCCACGGACAG GGAAGGAACCATCAAGCCGGGGGATCGGCTGCTGAGCATCGATGGGAtccgtctccatggcaacacgcTGTCGGAGGCCATGAGCATCCTGAAGCAGTGCGGACAGGAAGCCACGCTGCTGGTGGAGTACGACGTTTCCGTCATGG ACTCGGTCGCCACGGCGTCCGGCCCGCTGCTGGTGGAGGTTGCCAAGGCGACGGGCTCCAGCCTGGGCGTGGCCCTGTCCACCTCCATGTTCTGCAGCAAGCAGGTCATCGTCATCGACAAGGTCAAACCCGCCAGCATCGCCGACAG GTGCGGGGCCCTCCATGCAGGAGATCACATCTTATCCGTGGATGGGAAGTCCATGGAGTTCTGTTCCCTGGCCGAAGCCACGCAGCTGCTCTCCGCTTCCTGCCAGACCGTCCGCATGGAGATCCTGCCTCAGCACCAGGCCCGACCCGCCCTGAACGCACCGCAGCAAG tcaaGGTGCAGCGttccccccgcccccttccctGGGAAACCGGTGGCTCCACCCCCATCCTCCCACCCTACCACTACAACACGTACCACCCTGACCAATCAGGTGCCAGATCGCAGAACCGCCACACAAACAACTCTT CGCTCAGCCACTCGTTCTCTCCCGGCTCCATGTCGGCCTACAGCCTGTCGTCCCTCAACATGAGCACGCTGCCCAGGAGCGCGTATCCCACGAGTCCACGGGGCACGCTGATGAGgaagaaacagaagaagaaggacTTCAAGAGCTCCC TGTCTTTGGCGTCCAGCACGGTGGGCCTCGCCGGTCAGGTGGTGCACACGGAAACCACCGAGGTGACGTTGCTCGGCGACGGCATCATGGGCTTCGGCCTTCAGCTGCAAGGCGGCGTCTTCGCCACCGAGACGCTCTCTTCGCCGCCGCTCATCGCTTACATCGACCCCGACAGTCCTGCTGAGAG GTGTGGCATCCTGCAGATTGGAGACAGGATCTTGTCCATCAATGGCGTTCCGACTGAAGACTCCACCTTGGAAGAAACCAATCAGCTGCTCCGAGATTCCTCCATCACCGCGCAACTCAGCCTGGAGATCGAGTTTGATGTGGCTG AGTCGGTCATCCCGTCCTCGGGAACGTTCCACGTGAAGCTTCCGAAGAAACCGGGAGTGGAGTTGGGAATTACCATCAGCT CGCCGTCCAACAGGAAGTCAGGTGACCCGCTGATCATCTCAGACATCAAGAAGGGCAGCGTGGCTCACAG GACGGGAACGCTGGAGCTGGGAGACAAGCTGCTGGCCATCGACAACATCCGCGTGGAGAGCTGCTCCATGGAGGAGGCCGTGCACATCCTGCAGCAGTGCGAGGAGCTGGTCAAGCTGAAGATCCGGAAGGATGAAGACAACTCAG ACGAGCAGGAGGTGTCGGGCAGCATCATCTACACGGTGGAGCTGCAACGCTACGGCGGTCCGCTAGGAATCACCATCTCAGGCACCGAGGAGCCCTTCGACCCCATCATCATCTCCTCGCTCACCAAGGGGGGGCTGGCGGAAAG GACGGGGGCCATCCACGTGGGCGACCGCATCTTGGCCATCAACAGCAGCAGCCTGAAGGGCAAACCTCTGAGCGAGGCCATCAGCCTGCTGCAGCAGGCGGGAGAAACCGTCACGCTCAAGATCAAGAAGCAGGGCGAGC TGTCCAGTCCCAAGCCCTGCGTGATTGGCTCGGGGCCGGGGGCAGGGACGAACCAGGACAACCACAACGGGGACGAGGAGGAGCCTGTCGTCATGGTGGCGCCCCCGTCCAGGCTGTTCAGCACGCTGCCGTCCGTAGACAGCGCCGTGGAGTCTTGGGACGGGTCCAACATGGACGGCAGCTTCACCGGCCCGG CGCCGCCCTTCCAGTCCTCGCCTTTCACCTTCCACGAGTGGCGCAACGCCAAGACGAGCAACAGCCAGTCGCCCGCCTCCGCTCGCCAGCGAGCCAACCCGCTGTCAGACCTCGGCCTGAACGACGAGTGGGACCACGCCGCACTCGGAGG AACCTGTAATGTCGCCAGCGGTCTTATTTCTGACAGCAG GTTCACGGTGGGCCACGATGGGACTGAACCAGACCAGGAGGAGAACTTTTGGTCTCAGGCTCTGGAGGATCTGGAGACGTGCGGTCAGAGTGGAATCCTCAGAGAGCTGGAG GCCACCATCATGTCGGGCTCCACTCTCAGTCTCAATCAGGACCCCGCCCCCCTGCGCACCACGCTGGGACGCCAGGCCAGCTTCCAGGAGCGCAGCAGCACCCGACCGCAGGTCACGCCGCGCTCCAACACCTTGCCCTCCGACCCTCAGCGCAGAGCCTTCGCCATGAAGAAGATGAGACAGGAAGTCAACGACATCCTCAACCAGAACCCAGTCGAACTTCACAAG CTGACTGTGGAGAAGTCGTCCGACTCGGAGGACTTCGGCTTCAGCGTGTCGGACGGCGTGTTGGACCGCGGCGTGTACGTCAACAACATCCGAGCGGGCGGCCCGGCGGAGCGCGGCGGCCTGCGGGCGTACGACCGCCTGCTGCAGATCAATCACGTCCGCACGCGGGACTTCGACTGCTGCCTTGT
- the grip1 gene encoding glutamate receptor-interacting protein 1 isoform X1 codes for MERFLALLRLLGRRRGGRSYRAEEDYQEGYADVYLYTSKYNTRLLNEGPYTKHSAGSRPSDGALAIRRQSIPDEFRGCTVVELMKKEGTTLGLTVSGGIDKDGKPRVSNLRQGGIASRSDQLNVGDYIRSVNGINLAKFRHDEIISLLKNVGERVVLEVEYELPPVSVQGSGVMFKTVEVTLHKDGSSFGFVVRGGACEDRNKSRPIVMTTVRPGGPTDREGTIKPGDRLLSIDGIRLHGNTLSEAMSILKQCGQEATLLVEYDVSVMDSVATASGPLLVEVAKATGSSLGVALSTSMFCSKQVIVIDKVKPASIADRCGALHAGDHILSVDGKSMEFCSLAEATQLLSASCQTVRMEILPQHQARPALNAPQQVKVQRSPRPLPWETGGSTPILPPYHYNTYHPDQSGARSQNRHTNNSSLSHSFSPGSMSAYSLSSLNMSTLPRSAYPTSPRGTLMRKKQKKKDFKSSLSLASSTVGLAGQVVHTETTEVTLLGDGIMGFGLQLQGGVFATETLSSPPLIAYIDPDSPAERCGILQIGDRILSINGVPTEDSTLEETNQLLRDSSITAQLSLEIEFDVAESVIPSSGTFHVKLPKKPGVELGITISSPSNRKSGDPLIISDIKKGSVAHRTGTLELGDKLLAIDNIRVESCSMEEAVHILQQCEELVKLKIRKDEDNSDEQEVSGSIIYTVELQRYGGPLGITISGTEEPFDPIIISSLTKGGLAERTGAIHVGDRILAINSSSLKGKPLSEAISLLQQAGETVTLKIKKQGELSSPKPCVIGSGPGAGTNQDNHNGDEEEPVVMVAPPSRLFSTLPSVDSAVESWDGSNMDGSFTGPAPPFQSSPFTFHEWRNAKTSNSQSPASARQRANPLSDLGLNDEWDHAALGGTCNVASGLISDSRFTVGHDGTEPDQEENFWSQALEDLETCGQSGILRELEATIMSGSTLSLNQDPAPLRTTLGRQASFQERSSTRPQVTPRSNTLPSDPQRRAFAMKKMRQEVNDILNQNPVELHKLTVEKSSDSEDFGFSVSDGVLDRGVYVNNIRAGGPAERGGLRAYDRLLQINHVRTRDFDCCLVVPLIAESPNRLELVISRNPASSAADPLSNHADGGRCGQTDAPEPRANAAEDNNDDDAPIKWKKPGEGLGAGLVTNTSV; via the exons ATGGAGCGCTTCCTGGCTCTGCTGCGCTTGCTGGGGAGGAGGCGCGGGGGGAGGAGTTACCGGGCGGAGGAAGACTACCAGGAAGGCTACGCGGACGTTTACTTGTACACCAGCAAGTACAACACACGCCTGCTGA aTGAAGGTCCGTACACCAAGCACTCGGCGGGTTCACGACCTTCAGATGGAGCGCTGGCCATCAGGAGGCAGAGTATACCAG ACGAGTTCCGGGGGTGCACGGTGGTGGAGCTGATGAAGAAGGAGGGCACCACGCTCGGGCTGACCGTCTCCGGCGGCATCGACAAGGATGGCAAGCCACGGGTGTCCAACCTGCGGCAGGGAGGGATCGCCTCCAG GAGCGACCAGCTCAACGTGGGCGACTACATCCGCTCGGTGAACGGCATCAACCTGGCCAAGTTCCGCCACGACGAGATCATCAGCCTGCTGAAGAACGTGGGCGAGCGCGTGGTGCTGGAGGTGGAGTACGAGCTGCCGCCCGTGT CCGTGCAGGGGTCAGGGGTCATGTTCAAGACGGTGGAAGTGACGCTGCACAAGGACGGGAGCAGCTTTGGCTTCGTCGTCAGAG GCGGAGCCTGTGAAGACCGGAACAAGTCCCGGCCCATCGTCATGACAACCGTCCGCCCAGGAGGGCCCACGGACAG GGAAGGAACCATCAAGCCGGGGGATCGGCTGCTGAGCATCGATGGGAtccgtctccatggcaacacgcTGTCGGAGGCCATGAGCATCCTGAAGCAGTGCGGACAGGAAGCCACGCTGCTGGTGGAGTACGACGTTTCCGTCATGG ACTCGGTCGCCACGGCGTCCGGCCCGCTGCTGGTGGAGGTTGCCAAGGCGACGGGCTCCAGCCTGGGCGTGGCCCTGTCCACCTCCATGTTCTGCAGCAAGCAGGTCATCGTCATCGACAAGGTCAAACCCGCCAGCATCGCCGACAG GTGCGGGGCCCTCCATGCAGGAGATCACATCTTATCCGTGGATGGGAAGTCCATGGAGTTCTGTTCCCTGGCCGAAGCCACGCAGCTGCTCTCCGCTTCCTGCCAGACCGTCCGCATGGAGATCCTGCCTCAGCACCAGGCCCGACCCGCCCTGAACGCACCGCAGCAAG tcaaGGTGCAGCGttccccccgcccccttccctGGGAAACCGGTGGCTCCACCCCCATCCTCCCACCCTACCACTACAACACGTACCACCCTGACCAATCAGGTGCCAGATCGCAGAACCGCCACACAAACAACTCTT CGCTCAGCCACTCGTTCTCTCCCGGCTCCATGTCGGCCTACAGCCTGTCGTCCCTCAACATGAGCACGCTGCCCAGGAGCGCGTATCCCACGAGTCCACGGGGCACGCTGATGAGgaagaaacagaagaagaaggacTTCAAGAGCTCCC TGTCTTTGGCGTCCAGCACGGTGGGCCTCGCCGGTCAGGTGGTGCACACGGAAACCACCGAGGTGACGTTGCTCGGCGACGGCATCATGGGCTTCGGCCTTCAGCTGCAAGGCGGCGTCTTCGCCACCGAGACGCTCTCTTCGCCGCCGCTCATCGCTTACATCGACCCCGACAGTCCTGCTGAGAG GTGTGGCATCCTGCAGATTGGAGACAGGATCTTGTCCATCAATGGCGTTCCGACTGAAGACTCCACCTTGGAAGAAACCAATCAGCTGCTCCGAGATTCCTCCATCACCGCGCAACTCAGCCTGGAGATCGAGTTTGATGTGGCTG AGTCGGTCATCCCGTCCTCGGGAACGTTCCACGTGAAGCTTCCGAAGAAACCGGGAGTGGAGTTGGGAATTACCATCAGCT CGCCGTCCAACAGGAAGTCAGGTGACCCGCTGATCATCTCAGACATCAAGAAGGGCAGCGTGGCTCACAG GACGGGAACGCTGGAGCTGGGAGACAAGCTGCTGGCCATCGACAACATCCGCGTGGAGAGCTGCTCCATGGAGGAGGCCGTGCACATCCTGCAGCAGTGCGAGGAGCTGGTCAAGCTGAAGATCCGGAAGGATGAAGACAACTCAG ACGAGCAGGAGGTGTCGGGCAGCATCATCTACACGGTGGAGCTGCAACGCTACGGCGGTCCGCTAGGAATCACCATCTCAGGCACCGAGGAGCCCTTCGACCCCATCATCATCTCCTCGCTCACCAAGGGGGGGCTGGCGGAAAG GACGGGGGCCATCCACGTGGGCGACCGCATCTTGGCCATCAACAGCAGCAGCCTGAAGGGCAAACCTCTGAGCGAGGCCATCAGCCTGCTGCAGCAGGCGGGAGAAACCGTCACGCTCAAGATCAAGAAGCAGGGCGAGC TGTCCAGTCCCAAGCCCTGCGTGATTGGCTCGGGGCCGGGGGCAGGGACGAACCAGGACAACCACAACGGGGACGAGGAGGAGCCTGTCGTCATGGTGGCGCCCCCGTCCAGGCTGTTCAGCACGCTGCCGTCCGTAGACAGCGCCGTGGAGTCTTGGGACGGGTCCAACATGGACGGCAGCTTCACCGGCCCGG CGCCGCCCTTCCAGTCCTCGCCTTTCACCTTCCACGAGTGGCGCAACGCCAAGACGAGCAACAGCCAGTCGCCCGCCTCCGCTCGCCAGCGAGCCAACCCGCTGTCAGACCTCGGCCTGAACGACGAGTGGGACCACGCCGCACTCGGAGG AACCTGTAATGTCGCCAGCGGTCTTATTTCTGACAGCAG GTTCACGGTGGGCCACGATGGGACTGAACCAGACCAGGAGGAGAACTTTTGGTCTCAGGCTCTGGAGGATCTGGAGACGTGCGGTCAGAGTGGAATCCTCAGAGAGCTGGAG GCCACCATCATGTCGGGCTCCACTCTCAGTCTCAATCAGGACCCCGCCCCCCTGCGCACCACGCTGGGACGCCAGGCCAGCTTCCAGGAGCGCAGCAGCACCCGACCGCAGGTCACGCCGCGCTCCAACACCTTGCCCTCCGACCCTCAGCGCAGAGCCTTCGCCATGAAGAAGATGAGACAGGAAGTCAACGACATCCTCAACCAGAACCCAGTCGAACTTCACAAG CTGACTGTGGAGAAGTCGTCCGACTCGGAGGACTTCGGCTTCAGCGTGTCGGACGGCGTGTTGGACCGCGGCGTGTACGTCAACAACATCCGAGCGGGCGGCCCGGCGGAGCGCGGCGGCCTGCGGGCGTACGACCGCCTGCTGCAGATCAATCACGTCCGCACGCGGGACTTCGACTGCTGCCTTGT